One part of the Nostoc sp. PCC 7120 = FACHB-418 genome encodes these proteins:
- a CDS encoding M16 family metallopeptidase, with amino-acid sequence MFPASVFRLDNGLTFIHQEIPTTPVVVADVWVRAGAIREPEPWFGMAHFLEHMIFKGTATLPPGTFDHQIENRGGVSNAATSYDYANYSLTTAASYLTDTLPYLADLLLNAAIPDNEFSRERDVVLEEIRACYDDPDWVGFQCLSQSIYQDHPYGRSVLGTEEELMQQSPEAMRRFHRAHYQPENMTVVIAGGIAQQAAWELVNRSFENFSKPVECPLVKPVSKPVIKGIHRQELSLPRIEQARLLMAWVVPGVEQLRTAYGLDLLSVVLAEGRTSRLVRDLREELQLVQGICSNFSLQCESSLFTVTAWLEPENLEQVEDLILSHLDDIQTSGVSEQEIARTRRLLCNEYAFSTETPNQLTGLYGYYNTIAQAELAVTYPHQIQSFDTQELQQLAKQHLSLQNYAVTILKPYS; translated from the coding sequence GTGTTTCCAGCCTCAGTGTTTCGATTAGACAACGGTTTGACATTTATTCATCAAGAAATTCCCACCACGCCTGTAGTTGTGGCTGATGTCTGGGTGAGGGCTGGAGCAATTCGTGAACCAGAACCTTGGTTTGGGATGGCACACTTTCTAGAACACATGATTTTTAAAGGCACAGCCACCTTACCCCCAGGAACGTTTGATCATCAAATTGAGAACAGAGGTGGAGTAAGTAATGCCGCTACCAGCTACGATTACGCTAATTACTCTTTGACTACAGCCGCGTCTTACTTGACAGATACTCTACCTTACTTGGCAGATTTACTACTTAATGCGGCAATTCCAGATAATGAATTTAGCCGAGAGCGGGATGTAGTACTAGAGGAAATTCGTGCCTGCTATGATGATCCTGACTGGGTAGGATTTCAATGTCTGTCGCAGAGCATCTACCAAGACCATCCTTATGGGCGTTCAGTTCTGGGTACTGAAGAAGAACTGATGCAGCAATCACCAGAAGCGATGCGCCGTTTTCATCGCGCTCACTACCAACCGGAAAATATGACAGTAGTGATTGCTGGAGGTATTGCCCAACAAGCAGCCTGGGAACTGGTAAATCGTTCATTTGAGAATTTTTCTAAGCCTGTTGAATGTCCGCTAGTTAAACCAGTAAGCAAACCAGTAATCAAGGGTATTCATCGTCAAGAGTTGAGTTTACCACGCATAGAGCAAGCCCGATTGTTGATGGCATGGGTTGTACCAGGAGTAGAACAACTCCGCACAGCCTACGGTTTAGATTTGTTGTCAGTGGTATTAGCAGAAGGGCGGACTTCTCGCCTAGTCAGGGATTTGCGAGAAGAACTACAATTAGTCCAAGGGATATGCAGTAATTTTTCTCTGCAATGTGAATCGAGCTTATTTACAGTTACTGCTTGGTTGGAACCGGAAAACCTAGAACAAGTTGAGGATTTAATTCTGAGTCATTTAGATGATATCCAAACCAGTGGTGTTAGCGAACAAGAAATAGCCCGTACCCGCAGACTTTTATGCAACGAGTACGCCTTCTCTACAGAAACCCCCAACCAGCTAACAGGGCTTTATGGCTACTACAACACCATCGCTCAAGCAGAATTAGCAGTCACATATCCACACCAAATTCAATCATTTGATACCCAAGAACTGCAACAATTAGCTAAACAGCATCTTTCTCTCCAGAATTACGCTGTTACCATCCTTAAACCTTATTCATAA
- a CDS encoding M16 family metallopeptidase, protein MTQTVKPSLAQSPIHRTVLDNGIVVLVAENPAADIIAGRIFIRAGSCYEKREQAGLAHLLAAVMTKGCEGLSSLEIAEQVESVGASLSADTSTDYFLVSLKTVTSDFPEILALAGRILRSPTFPETQIELERRLALQDIRSQKEQPFTLAFEQMRQVMYQNHPYAMSVLGDETTLNSITRTDLVEYHQTYFRPDNLVISVAGRITLQEVVALVEQIFGDWQAPTIAPAVVNLPEISVNPQHRLKPVQTQQSIVMLGYLGPSVSSPDYAPLKLLSTYLGNGLSSRLFVELREKRGLAYEVSAFYPTRLYPASFVVYMGTAPENTSIALEGLRTEVELLCSEEVSTTNLQAAKNKILGQYALGKQTNGQIAQIYGWYEILGLGIDFDGEFQELIASVTAQDALTSAQQYLQQPYVSLVGQEEAINRAIN, encoded by the coding sequence ATGACCCAAACCGTGAAACCATCCCTCGCTCAATCTCCCATTCATCGCACTGTACTAGACAATGGCATTGTCGTGCTGGTAGCAGAAAATCCAGCCGCAGATATTATTGCTGGGCGAATTTTTATCCGTGCTGGTAGCTGCTACGAAAAGCGAGAACAGGCGGGGTTAGCCCATTTGCTGGCTGCTGTAATGACTAAGGGATGTGAAGGACTTTCCAGTTTGGAAATAGCCGAACAAGTAGAATCTGTGGGCGCAAGTTTGAGTGCAGATACTTCTACTGATTACTTTCTCGTGTCATTGAAGACGGTAACATCGGATTTTCCCGAAATTTTAGCATTGGCGGGGCGGATATTGCGATCGCCTACATTCCCCGAAACTCAAATTGAACTGGAACGGCGTTTAGCACTCCAAGATATTCGCTCCCAAAAAGAACAGCCTTTCACTCTTGCCTTTGAGCAAATGCGGCAGGTAATGTATCAAAATCATCCCTACGCCATGTCAGTGCTAGGAGATGAAACCACCCTGAACAGCATCACCAGAACAGATTTAGTCGAGTATCACCAAACTTATTTCCGTCCAGATAACTTAGTCATCAGTGTTGCTGGTCGCATCACTCTACAAGAAGTAGTAGCCTTAGTAGAACAAATATTCGGTGATTGGCAAGCACCAACCATAGCCCCAGCAGTAGTTAACTTACCAGAAATCTCAGTCAACCCCCAGCACCGCTTAAAGCCTGTACAAACCCAGCAATCTATCGTCATGTTGGGTTATTTAGGCCCATCAGTCAGTTCTCCTGATTATGCCCCCCTCAAATTACTTTCTACTTACTTAGGCAATGGTCTTTCTAGCCGCTTGTTCGTAGAATTGCGAGAAAAGCGGGGGTTAGCCTATGAAGTATCAGCATTCTACCCAACTAGGCTTTATCCAGCATCATTTGTAGTGTACATGGGTACAGCACCAGAAAATACCAGCATCGCTTTAGAAGGATTACGGACAGAAGTAGAGCTACTCTGTAGTGAAGAAGTATCTACAACCAATTTACAAGCTGCTAAAAACAAAATATTGGGACAATATGCCTTAGGTAAACAAACTAATGGACAAATTGCTCAAATCTACGGTTGGTATGAAATTTTGGGTTTAGGAATTGACTTTGACGGAGAATTTCAAGAACTGATTGCTTCTGTAACTGCTCAAGACGCTTTAACATCGGCACAGCAGTATTTGCAGCAACCCTATGTGTCTTTAGTTGGGCAGGAAGAGGCAATTAATCGAGCAATTAATTAA
- a CDS encoding peptidoglycan-binding domain-containing protein, whose protein sequence is MKGCLRASISYLKPQKAFCYFSTSKLYWLLMLSSTTMFVDSLAVVAIATPQQIAQQVVINRPTLKIGSQGERVSELQAALRLLGFYSGAIDGVYNENTANAVSGFKQAAGLTPDGIVDAATWQRLFPSQAIGTPIASIPNSTPNPPAVSTTGFPVPTQPVTTPTVNPRPTTPNPPANTRPEPRLANPRPTPPRPTTPTPRQQTPQRPSSTPRFGPTPSAQRISGIQYTSEGWPILRVGMKNSEVTKLQQRLSQLGFLKGSVDGYFGVQTEEALKAAQRRYGIEPDGVAGGATWEALLRRSSPQRR, encoded by the coding sequence ATGAAAGGCTGCTTGAGAGCAAGTATCAGTTACTTAAAACCACAAAAGGCATTTTGCTATTTCAGCACAAGCAAGTTGTATTGGCTACTTATGTTATCCTCTACAACTATGTTTGTTGACTCGTTGGCTGTAGTAGCGATCGCCACACCACAACAAATTGCCCAACAAGTTGTTATCAACCGTCCTACCCTTAAGATTGGTAGTCAAGGTGAACGTGTCTCGGAACTTCAAGCAGCGCTGAGGCTTTTGGGCTTTTACTCAGGTGCAATAGATGGAGTCTACAACGAGAATACGGCCAATGCTGTGTCTGGGTTTAAACAAGCAGCTGGCTTAACTCCAGATGGCATTGTTGATGCTGCTACCTGGCAAAGGTTGTTTCCTAGTCAAGCAATAGGTACGCCAATAGCGTCTATACCAAACTCAACGCCCAATCCACCAGCCGTGTCAACAACTGGTTTCCCTGTTCCCACTCAACCCGTTACCACTCCTACCGTTAACCCCAGACCAACAACACCCAATCCACCAGCTAACACCAGACCTGAACCTAGACTGGCTAATCCTAGACCTACACCTCCCAGACCAACAACGCCAACCCCAAGACAACAAACCCCTCAACGACCATCTTCCACCCCACGTTTCGGCCCTACACCATCTGCTCAACGAATTTCTGGTATACAATACACCTCCGAAGGCTGGCCGATTTTGCGTGTAGGAATGAAGAATTCGGAAGTTACCAAGCTACAGCAAAGATTGAGTCAGCTTGGTTTTTTAAAGGGTAGTGTGGATGGATACTTTGGGGTTCAGACTGAGGAAGCACTCAAAGCTGCTCAAAGACGCTATGGTATAGAACCTGACGGCGTAGCTGGTGGCGCTACTTGGGAGGCGTTATTGCGGCGCTCATCTCCTCAACGACGATAG
- a CDS encoding phage holin family protein: MKHFLLTWLATAVALLITAHIVPGFTVKSFVAALVAVIVIGLVNALVRPILSILSFPVTLLTFGLFTFVINALTLWLASALMPGSDFQIEGFFAAFLGSIVLSIVSSLINYLLRAVE; the protein is encoded by the coding sequence ATGAAACACTTTTTATTGACATGGCTGGCTACTGCGGTAGCTTTGCTAATTACTGCCCATATTGTCCCTGGATTCACTGTTAAGAGTTTTGTCGCGGCTCTAGTTGCCGTAATAGTGATTGGGTTAGTCAATGCCTTAGTCAGACCAATTCTCAGTATTTTGTCATTTCCCGTTACCTTACTGACTTTTGGCTTATTCACATTTGTCATCAATGCTTTAACCCTATGGTTAGCTAGCGCCCTCATGCCTGGTTCTGACTTCCAAATTGAAGGCTTTTTCGCTGCTTTCTTGGGATCAATTGTGCTGTCTATTGTTTCCAGCCTCATTAATTATCTTCTGCGAGCAGTTGAATAA
- a CDS encoding cobalamin biosynthesis protein — MKLEITKQPLLQGNLWLGFGCQSGISHHLITGAINQIFQENQLDQKIIVGIATIDTKVSELGLVEFCRLFQLPLKTFPAEMLANVAVPNPSRVIAKKVGTASVAEAAAILAASSHQKQNLGVKLLVPKRIFRLPGQPGVVAIAVAQVSS; from the coding sequence GTGAAACTCGAAATTACTAAACAACCGTTACTTCAGGGAAATTTGTGGCTAGGGTTTGGTTGTCAATCAGGTATTTCTCATCACTTAATCACTGGAGCAATCAACCAAATTTTTCAAGAAAACCAACTTGATCAAAAAATAATTGTAGGTATTGCCACTATTGATACAAAAGTCTCAGAACTGGGTTTAGTGGAATTTTGTCGATTGTTTCAATTGCCATTAAAAACTTTCCCGGCAGAAATGCTGGCTAATGTTGCCGTTCCCAACCCTAGCAGAGTGATTGCCAAAAAAGTGGGAACTGCTAGTGTTGCCGAGGCGGCGGCTATTCTTGCTGCTTCATCTCATCAAAAGCAGAATCTGGGGGTGAAGTTGTTGGTTCCTAAAAGGATTTTTCGCTTACCGGGACAACCAGGAGTAGTGGCGATCGCAGTTGCTCAAGTATCATCATGA
- a CDS encoding ankyrin repeat domain-containing protein, which produces MTNNDVLLLKVAKSGDIKGLGALLAAGVGVDICDRDGTTALMFAANLGYTEIVRSLLDGGANVNLARKRYGLTALMLAASANQVDIVQLLISRGAAVNATNEDGSTALMAAALKGNVEVARVLLAAGADVNITDKDDDTALKLAVKRGQAAVVQLILPSGADANCEDEEGETLLMLAADSGHGDVVQVLLAAGVDVNEQNQDGGTALLAAVAAGNGAIAKILLDRGADVNHQDQDGESALHLATVEGYVDVVQVLLNQGANTQIKNKLGDTPLLVAALQGHDQIVETLLKYGANVHGDNLGETPLTLAASQGHTATVRILLDYGANANIPASDGKTALIKATERNHPGVIQLLLAKGANVNYQDSVGATALIWAASGGYNKVVQILLEGGADTNLKNRGGYTALMIAEFNGFRSIVQILKQAGAQE; this is translated from the coding sequence ATGACTAATAACGATGTTTTGCTGCTAAAGGTGGCGAAGAGTGGCGATATCAAGGGGCTGGGTGCGCTACTGGCTGCTGGTGTTGGGGTGGATATATGCGATCGCGACGGGACTACAGCGCTGATGTTTGCTGCTAATCTAGGGTACACGGAAATTGTGCGATCGCTTTTAGATGGGGGGGCTAATGTCAATTTAGCTAGAAAACGCTATGGTTTGACGGCTTTGATGTTAGCGGCTAGTGCTAATCAAGTTGATATTGTGCAGCTTTTAATTTCTAGAGGTGCTGCTGTCAATGCTACCAATGAAGATGGTAGTACGGCTTTAATGGCAGCAGCCCTAAAAGGTAATGTAGAAGTGGCGCGGGTTTTGTTAGCGGCTGGTGCTGATGTCAATATCACCGATAAAGATGATGATACTGCTTTAAAGCTAGCGGTGAAGCGAGGACAAGCGGCTGTAGTGCAGTTAATTTTACCAAGTGGTGCAGACGCTAATTGTGAAGATGAAGAAGGCGAAACCCTGTTAATGTTAGCAGCCGATTCAGGTCATGGGGATGTGGTACAAGTGCTGCTGGCAGCTGGGGTTGATGTCAACGAACAAAACCAAGACGGTGGTACAGCATTGTTAGCAGCCGTAGCAGCAGGAAATGGAGCGATCGCCAAAATTTTACTAGATAGAGGGGCTGATGTAAATCACCAAGACCAAGATGGTGAATCAGCCCTACACCTCGCCACAGTGGAAGGTTACGTTGATGTGGTACAGGTGCTACTGAATCAAGGCGCAAATACCCAAATTAAAAACAAACTTGGCGATACGCCCTTATTGGTAGCAGCATTACAAGGACATGATCAGATAGTCGAAACACTATTGAAATATGGCGCAAATGTGCATGGAGATAATTTAGGTGAGACACCTTTAACCCTAGCCGCATCCCAAGGCCACACCGCAACCGTCAGAATATTGTTAGACTATGGCGCTAATGCCAATATCCCCGCCAGTGATGGTAAAACAGCCTTGATTAAAGCCACGGAACGTAACCATCCGGGGGTAATTCAGTTATTGCTGGCGAAAGGCGCGAATGTTAATTACCAAGACTCTGTGGGGGCTACAGCCTTAATCTGGGCTGCTTCTGGGGGCTATAACAAGGTGGTGCAAATATTATTGGAAGGCGGGGCTGATACAAATTTAAAAAACCGGGGTGGTTACACGGCTTTGATGATTGCCGAGTTTAATGGTTTTAGGAGTATAGTCCAGATTCTCAAGCAGGCTGGGGCGCAGGAGTAA
- a CDS encoding DUF4079 domain-containing protein, whose protein sequence is MNLELSASVKYWLNFFHPLMMWVLLALSLYAAYLGLQLQRTRNAQGEQKKELIKGRYNVRHYQIGSILLALMVAGAIGGMAVTYINNGKLFVGPHLLAGLGMTGLIAFSAALSPYMQKGANWARVSHILINFVILGLFTWQAITGVQIVQRILTQA, encoded by the coding sequence ATGAATCTGGAATTGTCTGCCTCGGTTAAATATTGGCTAAACTTCTTTCACCCATTGATGATGTGGGTGTTATTGGCGTTATCACTCTATGCGGCTTACTTAGGACTACAGCTACAGCGCACCAGGAATGCTCAAGGAGAACAAAAGAAAGAACTGATTAAAGGTAGATACAATGTCAGACACTACCAAATAGGATCGATACTTTTAGCCTTGATGGTAGCAGGTGCGATTGGTGGGATGGCTGTTACTTACATTAATAACGGTAAATTATTTGTCGGGCCTCACCTACTAGCGGGCTTAGGTATGACAGGTTTAATTGCATTTTCCGCAGCTCTATCTCCTTATATGCAGAAAGGAGCAAACTGGGCGAGGGTGAGTCATATTTTAATCAACTTCGTGATTTTAGGACTCTTTACTTGGCAGGCTATCACTGGCGTGCAGATTGTCCAAAGAATTCTGACTCAAGCTTAG
- a CDS encoding DUF1997 domain-containing protein yields the protein MLSTNGEYQSLDITEKTVPVVPNFPETEDADTGLSAGTLSKFYGRYSDSMEMYAPAQKVAEYLNSHGSWFTRCAEPMKVQPLGEHGYALTIGRFGSFGYEVEPKIGLELLPPQEGIYCIRTIPIPDYQPPGYDVDYRAALQLREDFGEHTVTKVEWELDLTVCLHFPRFIQRLPKSLIQSTGDRLLNQIVRQVSRRLTRKVQEDFHHSVGVSFPGNCKKKR from the coding sequence ATGCTTTCAACAAACGGCGAATATCAATCTTTGGATATCACAGAAAAAACTGTGCCTGTTGTTCCCAATTTCCCAGAAACTGAGGATGCAGACACAGGATTGAGTGCTGGTACACTAAGTAAATTTTATGGTCGCTATAGCGACTCAATGGAAATGTATGCTCCAGCACAAAAAGTTGCTGAATATCTTAATAGTCATGGTTCTTGGTTTACACGCTGTGCCGAACCGATGAAAGTGCAACCTCTAGGAGAACATGGTTATGCTCTAACTATTGGTCGTTTTGGCTCTTTTGGTTATGAAGTCGAACCAAAGATTGGTTTAGAATTGTTACCGCCACAAGAGGGTATTTATTGCATCCGGACAATTCCCATTCCTGACTATCAACCGCCTGGTTATGATGTGGATTATCGAGCTGCGCTTCAGTTAAGAGAAGATTTTGGTGAACATACGGTGACAAAAGTTGAATGGGAATTGGATTTAACTGTTTGTCTCCACTTTCCACGGTTTATTCAGCGTTTACCTAAATCTCTAATTCAGTCTACAGGCGATCGCTTACTCAACCAAATTGTCCGCCAAGTTTCCCGTCGCCTAACTCGCAAAGTTCAAGAAGATTTTCACCACTCTGTTGGAGTTTCCTTTCCTGGTAATTGTAAGAAAAAGCGGTAA
- a CDS encoding SDR family oxidoreductase: MKAFVAGATGETGRRIVQELIARNIPVRALVRDEQTARAILPPDAELVVGDVLNPASLTAALGDSTVVLCATGAKPSFDPTGPYKVDFEGTKNLVDVAKAKGIENFVLVTSLCVSQFFHPLNLFWLILVWKKQAEEYLQKSGLTYTIVRPGGLKNEDNSDAIVMQSSDTLFDGSIPRQKVAQVCVESLFEPDARNKIVEIVAKPEASSKTFTELFQQC, translated from the coding sequence ATGAAAGCATTTGTAGCAGGAGCAACAGGTGAAACAGGTCGCCGCATCGTCCAAGAGTTGATAGCGCGGAATATTCCTGTACGTGCTTTGGTACGAGATGAACAAACAGCTAGAGCTATTTTGCCTCCTGATGCAGAATTAGTGGTGGGTGATGTGTTGAACCCTGCTAGTCTAACTGCGGCCTTGGGTGATAGTACAGTGGTATTGTGTGCTACTGGCGCAAAACCAAGTTTTGACCCTACCGGGCCTTATAAAGTAGATTTTGAAGGCACTAAAAATTTAGTGGATGTGGCAAAAGCCAAGGGAATTGAAAATTTTGTCTTAGTAACTTCTTTGTGTGTCTCCCAATTTTTTCACCCATTGAACTTATTTTGGCTAATTCTGGTGTGGAAGAAACAAGCGGAAGAGTATCTGCAAAAAAGCGGACTTACTTATACGATAGTTCGTCCCGGTGGTTTGAAGAACGAGGATAACTCAGATGCGATCGTCATGCAAAGTTCTGATACTTTATTTGATGGTAGTATTCCTCGGCAAAAAGTAGCTCAAGTCTGCGTCGAGTCCTTGTTTGAGCCAGACGCACGCAATAAAATAGTTGAGATTGTCGCTAAACCAGAAGCTAGTTCCAAAACTTTTACAGAATTATTTCAACAGTGTTAG
- a CDS encoding glycoside hydrolase family 24 protein — protein sequence MGPIAALLGFVYLFQWYIFGELRSPSDPIFGNNLPPLVMKGGDPHIRALMRTISASEANGNRPYSLLYGGQQVTDLSKHPEICVTIVTGPNTGDCSTAAGRYQIINTTWFDIAPRYHPKPSQMMFWSSYSFEPEYQDLVVYRWLNDSRVWGVDISQLLRQGKINDVLRRLSPTWTSLGYGIETNSISRSLPRIYQKMLQEELTRASQ from the coding sequence ATTGGCCCTATAGCCGCACTTCTCGGCTTTGTGTATTTATTTCAATGGTATATATTTGGAGAATTGCGATCGCCTTCTGATCCGATCTTTGGAAATAACTTACCACCTTTGGTCATGAAAGGCGGTGATCCCCATATTCGCGCTTTAATGCGTACCATTTCCGCAAGTGAAGCCAATGGAAACCGCCCCTACTCTTTGTTGTATGGTGGACAACAAGTAACTGACCTGAGCAAGCATCCTGAGATATGCGTCACTATTGTCACAGGCCCAAACACAGGTGATTGTTCCACGGCGGCGGGAAGGTATCAAATCATCAACACTACTTGGTTTGACATAGCCCCCCGCTATCATCCCAAACCATCACAAATGATGTTTTGGTCTTCCTACAGTTTTGAGCCAGAATATCAAGATTTGGTTGTTTACCGTTGGTTAAACGATTCGCGGGTTTGGGGAGTGGATATTTCTCAACTACTGCGCCAAGGCAAAATCAATGACGTTTTGCGGCGACTCTCCCCCACTTGGACAAGTTTAGGTTATGGCATAGAAACAAATTCTATTAGTCGTTCTTTGCCTAGAATTTATCAGAAAATGTTGCAAGAAGAATTAACAAGGGCTAGTCAATAG
- the menH gene encoding 2-succinyl-6-hydroxy-2,4-cyclohexadiene-1-carboxylate synthase, whose protein sequence is MTIENYQFNYSLTGNTDKPVILLLHGFMGNIDEFDAAIELLGDDFSYLKLDLPGHGKTQVLGGDEYYSMANTAQGLINLLDKLEITKCFLVGYSMGGRLGLYLTLHFPQRFYQVVLESSSPGLATEAERLDRVKRDAQIAKKLGRSLEKTDFTTFLLNWYNQPIFGNIKNYPEFPRVIESRLQNHPLELVKSLQFMGIGSQLSLWEKLQNNQIPLLLLVGENDKKFIDINVKMTKIAPASQLKIISNAAHNIHFENTLEFVQKLNNFFDITRY, encoded by the coding sequence ATGACTATAGAGAATTACCAATTTAATTATTCCCTAACTGGCAATACTGATAAACCTGTGATTCTGTTACTCCACGGTTTCATGGGGAATATTGATGAATTTGACGCGGCTATAGAATTACTAGGTGATGATTTTTCTTATCTCAAACTTGACTTACCCGGACATGGGAAAACTCAAGTGTTGGGTGGAGATGAATATTACTCAATGGCAAATACTGCTCAAGGCTTAATTAATTTATTAGATAAATTAGAAATAACTAAATGCTTTTTAGTTGGCTATTCAATGGGTGGAAGATTAGGTTTATATTTAACTCTACATTTTCCCCAACGTTTTTATCAAGTAGTCTTAGAATCATCCTCCCCAGGTTTAGCCACAGAAGCAGAACGATTAGATAGAGTTAAACGCGATGCCCAAATAGCTAAGAAGCTAGGCAGAAGTTTAGAAAAAACCGATTTTACGACTTTTTTACTTAATTGGTATAATCAGCCTATTTTCGGCAATATAAAAAATTATCCAGAGTTTCCCAGGGTGATAGAAAGTCGATTGCAAAATCATCCCCTGGAGTTAGTTAAATCATTACAATTTATGGGAATTGGTAGCCAGCTATCTTTATGGGAAAAACTGCAAAATAATCAGATTCCTTTACTTTTACTTGTTGGTGAGAATGACAAAAAATTTATAGATATCAATGTCAAAATGACAAAGATAGCCCCAGCATCTCAGCTAAAAATAATTAGTAATGCTGCACATAATATTCACTTTGAGAATACCTTAGAATTTGTGCAGAAACTAAATAATTTTTTTGACATAACGAGGTACTGA
- a CDS encoding GAF domain-containing protein — MNDLALPEIIQSILDKHIEPDAVFSAILPALGEVLQCDRCFLYLRNPQTRLGKVAYCWRRHRDIPDMINSQWNLEPPSLPEEDPLFAAALRTEASVYVEDVETASPKVVNKEFERKNFGHRALIHAHFCQDGQLWGILQPCVFGEKRIWSDFDHAVMTQLERELTPLAVTYVTAEQNPM, encoded by the coding sequence ATGAATGACTTAGCTTTACCAGAAATCATACAAAGTATTTTAGATAAACACATTGAGCCAGATGCAGTCTTTTCTGCAATTCTGCCAGCACTGGGAGAAGTATTACAATGCGATCGCTGTTTTCTTTACCTGAGAAATCCGCAAACCCGCCTTGGTAAAGTAGCTTATTGCTGGCGGCGACATCGAGATATTCCCGATATGATCAACTCCCAATGGAATTTAGAGCCGCCATCATTACCCGAAGAAGATCCCTTATTTGCGGCTGCGCTACGAACTGAGGCTTCCGTTTATGTTGAAGATGTGGAAACTGCAAGCCCAAAAGTTGTAAATAAAGAATTTGAGCGCAAGAACTTTGGACATCGAGCCTTGATTCATGCTCACTTTTGCCAAGATGGTCAACTGTGGGGGATTCTACAACCTTGTGTCTTTGGTGAAAAACGCATCTGGTCAGATTTTGATCATGCTGTCATGACTCAATTGGAAAGAGAGTTAACGCCTTTAGCCGTTACCTACGTCACAGCAGAACAGAACCCAATGTGA
- a CDS encoding metal-sensing transcriptional repressor — translation MNGSDQLAQESLPVPQKVEESHNHDAEHDHKHHTHGQAESVHAHVHSEESLRRIVNRLSRIEGHIRGIKTMVQQNSPCPDVLLQIAAVRGALDKVARIVLDEHLTECIARASKEGNIEEEIKQLKAALDRFLP, via the coding sequence ATGAATGGATCAGACCAATTAGCTCAAGAATCCTTGCCTGTGCCTCAAAAAGTTGAAGAGTCCCACAATCATGATGCAGAACATGACCACAAACATCATACTCACGGACAGGCAGAGTCGGTTCACGCTCACGTTCATAGCGAAGAATCTTTACGGCGAATTGTCAATCGGTTGTCACGCATAGAAGGACACATTCGCGGTATCAAAACAATGGTGCAACAAAATAGCCCTTGTCCTGACGTTTTATTACAAATTGCTGCTGTACGGGGTGCATTAGATAAGGTAGCCAGAATTGTTCTCGATGAACATTTAACAGAATGTATTGCCAGAGCTTCCAAAGAAGGCAATATAGAAGAAGAAATTAAGCAACTTAAAGCAGCGTTAGATAGATTTTTACCTTAA